DNA sequence from the Scylla paramamosain isolate STU-SP2022 chromosome 4, ASM3559412v1, whole genome shotgun sequence genome:
agagaaaggagaaggaacaagaaaagaaaaggacaagagaaagaagaggaagaagaaggaacaccagaaagaaaagaaagggaaagaggaaggaacacaagaaagaaagaaagaaagaaagaagaggaggaggaagaagaccacAGAAAAGAATTAGATACTATGAAATAAGTTTAACAAAATTTTCACAATCCTCAACACCATTTCAATTACAACAGTTCATCTTTtaccaaacaccaaaaaaacacacacaccacttctgtATCTAATTAAAAAACACTGCTTATCTTTCACCTAAATATTCTACACACAATTTCTTTCATCACAAACACAACTTTATCCAATATTCTGCTGGTTTACCAAAATACAACAGTTTACCCTACACCAAATACCAAAAAATGCACACACCTTATCCCAAATACAGTTTTTCCTTTGCCAAACACcctgaacacaacacaacactggccAGCTTATCCGAAACACAATTTTAATTCTTAGCCGAACACCccgaacacaacacaacactgcctagcTTATTTGAATCTCCAATGGTTTCAATGCTAGCGTACATCAATTTCTCACCAGACTTGACTCAAACAGCAGAGGTCACAATGAGAGGTCATGCTGGGTCacctaacacatacacacacacacacacacacataggtctAAACATGGAGTGTATTAGTTAAAATCattggaataaataaaataagaaattgaaatatgcagaaaaataaatatacaagtttattatgaattattgtgtgtgtaatgactaggcctactactgctactactgatgatgatgatcctaATATGCCTAATTGCAtggaaaaaatagtagtagtagtagtagtagtagtagtagtagtagtagtagtagtagtagtagtagtagtagtggtggtagtggtgggagtgtattggtggtgtttggtggtggtggtggtagtagtagtagtagtagtagtagtagtagtagtagtagtagtagtagtagtagtagtagtagtagtagtagtggtgggagtgtattggtggtgtttggtggtggtggtggtggtggtggtggtagtagtagtagtagtagtagtagtagtagtagtagtagtagtagtagtagtagtagtagtagtagtagtagtggtggtagtggtgggagtgtattggtggtgtttggtggtggtggtagtagtagtagtagtagtagtagtagtagtagtggtagtagtagtagtagtagtagtagtagtagtagtagtagtagtagtagtagtagtagcagcagcaataataataatagtaataataataataataataataataataataataataataataataataataataataataataataataataatagtaaaaacatgaatattttCTATGGATGGATATTTTGGTATGAAtactagttattattattattattattattattatcatcattatcattagaaggcacctgacctctctctctctctctctctcacaatacaaaataagtaaacatttATTCCTCTAATTTTTTCAATGTAACCTTTATGCCCTTATAAGTTTCTATAAGTGAATAACTTAAGTATACACATCAACTTTCACTGCAATGAACTTAACACAAACTTAACACTTATAATCTTGTCAAAAACACAATACTTTCAATTATAACTtagaacttggccaaacttgaaaataacataaaaaacttatcagaaacacaacattttgactcagaacttaaaaaaaattagccaaactttccttaataaaaaaaatcttcacaaaaacacaatatttaaattcagaacttagaacttggccaaacttgaaaataacattaaaaacttatcagaagcacaacattttgactcagaactttaaaaaaaattagccaaactttccttaataaaaaatcttcacaaaaaaaaaacaatatttaaattcagaacttagtcagaacttggccaaacttgaaaataacataaaaaacttatcagaaacacaacattttgattcaatcttaaaaaaaaattagcaactttccttaataaaaaatcttcacaaaaacacaatatttaaattcagaacttagtcagaacttggccaaacttgaaaataacataaaaaacttatcagaaacacaacattttgactcagaacttaaaaaaaaattagccaaactttccttaataaaaaatcttcacaaaaaaaaacaatattttaattcagaacttagtcagaacttggccaaacttgaaaataacataaaaaacttatcagaaacacaacattttgactcagatcttaaaaaaaaattagccaaactttccttaataaaaaatcttcacaaaaacacaatatttaaattcagaacttagtcagaacttggccaaacttgaaaataacataaaaaacttatcagaaacacaaccttttgactcagaacttaaaaaaaattagccaaactttccttaataaaaaatcttcacaaaaacacaatatttaaattcagaacttagtcagaacttggccaaacttgaaaataacataaaaaacttatcagaaacacaacattttgactcagaacttaaaaaaaaattagccaaactttccttaataaaaaatcttcacaaaaacacaatatttaaattcagaacttagtcagaacttggccaaacttgaaaatatacataaaaaacttatcagaaacacaacattttgactcagaacttaaaaaaattagccaaactttcctagataaaaatcttcacaaaaaaacacaatattttaattcagaacttagtcagaacttggccaaacttgaaaataacataaaaaacttatcagaaacacaaccttttgactcagaactttaaaaaaattagccaaactttccttaataaaaaatcttcacaaaaacacaatatttaaattcagaacttagtcagaacttggccaaacttgaaaataacataaaaaacttatcagaaacacaaccttttgactcagaacttaaaaaaaattagccaaactttccttaataaaaaatcttcacaaaaacacaatatttaaattcagaacttagtcagaacttggccaaacttgaaaataacataaaaaacttatcagaaacacaacattttgactcagaacttaaaaaaaaattagccaaactttccttaataaaaaatcttcacaaaaacacaatatgttaaattcagaacttagtcagaacttggccaaacttgaaaataacataaaaaacttatcagaaacacaacattttgactcagaactttaaaaaaattagccaaactttcctagaccaaaaaatcttcacaaaaacagcaatattttaattcagaacttagtcagaacttggccaaacttgaaaataacataaaaaacttatcagaaacacaacctTTTGACAtcagaactttaaaaaaattagccaaactttcctagaccaaaaaatcttcacaaaaacacaatattttaattcagaacttagtcagaacttggccagACTTGAAAATGACcttaaaaacttatcagaaacacaacattttcactcagaacttcaaaaaaaaaaattagccaaactttcctagactaaaaatcttcacaaaaatgcatttaaattcagaacttagtcagaactcagccaaacttgaaaatgaccaaaaaacttatcagaaacacaacatttccCATTACACTTAGTCAGAACttaaaaataacagtaacagtagtaattcCAACCAATCATGTGTCACATCTAAGTCATGGTGACCAATCAGATACAAGCACCAAGTTGTCAACCAATCAGCTGCCTCAAAGGGTGATCTGGGCAGCCAGTCatgtttctcacacacacatactacaattattatctctctctctctctctctctctctctctctctctctctctctctctctctctctctctctctctctctctcaaatatcaaATCTACTTTTAATAGCCTAGAGCTTAATGTCATTTTCTCAATGGcataagtctgtctgtctgtctgtctgtctgtctgtctgactgactgactgactgactgactgactgactgactgactgactgactgacacacacacacacctttcttgaCTTAGAGAACTGactgacttaaaaaaaaattcttaacttcctttacaattaaaataaataaactaaataaataaaacataaaaaaccaCATTCTTTGGGCTATTTTTTTGGCAACCTAATctttgggctattttttttagctactggGCTATCTCTTATGGCAGGCTACATTTGGGCTACTTCTTGGGCTATTTCTGCCGCTGGGTTGGGGCAGAGAAGTTAGGAGACTCTCAGATCGCCTCAGTATGGTCCTGGCCAGTTACATGGTCAGGTCAAGGGTGTGGGAGAGGTCATGTGATCTTAtctgcaggagagagggagtgtgagagagagagagagagagagagagagagagagagagagagagagagagagagagagagagagagagagagagagagagagagagagagagagagagagagagagagagagagagagagagagatggttatgttaggtaatacttagttacatagattgagatagagagatagataaatggttGAACAGATAGTTAAATAgactgagagatagagagatacatggttagattaggtaaatatAGACATTGAGAGATAAGCAGAGATaggcctagttaggttaggtccagcAGATACTTAGATAAACGGGTAGActgagagattaatagatagacaaaataatatagataaataagcacAGCCTGCAAAACTATCACTAACATTATGAATAACCCCTTGAACaccctaacaattaaaaaaaaaatcattaaaataccACAAATGAGGCAATTAGACattcaacaaacaaattcttctatctgtctatgtctaaagtttgtaaaaataaaaaaagactttaaatatgtgtggccagctgtagtagtagtagtagtagtagtagatagtagtagtagtagtagtagtagtagtagtagtagtagtagtagtagtagtagtagtagtagctgcagcaGCCTTTCCACTAGGGATTGAGAGAGCTATTAAGGTGAAAGATAGGTGTCTGATTCACCTGATGTCACCTGGATGGCTatgaacaacaacagaaaaaatcactggaatacacagacagacagacagacagacagacagacagacagacagaccaatgacagaaagagacagagagatggagacaaacgaaacagatagatagatagtgaaatgaccacacaaaacacacacacacacacacacacacacacacacacacacacacacacacctgttgaacACAGTAAGATGCCAGCCAGTTCTTGTCAGTATCTGATCCtcaacactcttgagaatccttTGAAcctgagaaaagagaaacactcATTAATTAAATGCCCACCATCACTGACCATTCCATACTaattaaatacacaaaaaacaagataatactaataatttaTGAGTACAGAGACAACAGGTGGAGAGTCTGAGGTGAGGAACAGCTGAGAATAATAAATGCACTGAAAGTCAACCTTGTAATTGTGAATAAGGCACTTCTGATTGTGAACGAGGAAGGTTTAGAGATACAAACACTGTGAAAAAaagcttatctctctctctctctctctctctctctctctctctctctctctctcagcctacttctgtgagggagggaaaaggccGTCAGGGGGATGATTCTGtagtatttttggtgttttggagATAGTCTAGGTAGTGAGGAAGAGTTGAGatgtagaaattaatgaatcacaaagaaaaagcatcaatatattcAGATTAATCAAGAGTGATACAAGACATCCACCACTATAATATCACCAGTAGGCAAGACATTCACTGTGATGATGACACAAACCACAAGGTCTACAGCAATGTGGCACTAACCCATGTCAGCTTGAAGGCAGAGTCTGTAGCAAGCTTCACTTCAAAGGCAGGAACTTGTGGTGCCATTGCAGGTGTCTTGTTAAACTGTCCCCTGGTGTTCTTGGCAAATATGCAACACTTCTTCaggtatttcctctcctcccacctgcATCTAACAATGAGTTGAGAggtgataaatatataaatacacaaacaaaaagataaaaccatAGATTAGGGCAGCAGATTAGGCTGGTGTAGACTGGTGATGACATCTCAAGAGACAATATGATGACATGTAGACAGACTGACAGTATTGGCAACACTGAATTGCAACTGGTGTTTCGGGTGTTTCGGGGTGTTCTGACGTGTCACAAGGGCGCCAGAAGTATTTGGTAATTACCTGCGGGTCGATGGCAGCCTGCAGTCATCACCGCTaatccttcctgcatttctgaAGCTTTCCCTACTCAAATTCCACCTCCTGAAATGATtcggttaggttacattaggctgTGTCTGTAATAAGGGACCACACCTGTACATGAGGTCTGATCACGGCCAAATATAACTAATGTTTTCTTCAACACTTTCACTTTTAATAATATTTCatgaacagcagtgaaagaaaaaacattaagaggaggaggaggaggaggaggaggaggaggaggaggaggaggaggaggaggaggaggaggaggaggaggaggaataagacatacaaggaaacaggaataatagaaggaatacaagggggaggagaaggaggaggaagagtaacagGTGATAGactgagtaagaggaggaggaggaggaggaggaggaggaggaggaggaggaggaggaggaggaggaggaggaggaggaggaggaggaggaagagtaacagGTGATAGActgagatagaggaggaggaggaggaggaggaggaggaggaggaggaggaggaggaggaggaggaggaggaggaggaggaggaggaggaggaggaagagtaacagGTGATAGactgagtaagaggaggaggaggaggaggaggaggaggaggaggaggaggaaaatgagacttAGGACAGCTAAAACATACATTAatgcaagcaagcaagcaacacacacacacacacacacacacacacacacacacacacacacacacacacacacacacacacacacacacaggcagttaGGTGTCAATACAACACCACACAGAGTCACAAGTTTGGTGTTTGGGTGCACTTGTTGTGTTCAGCCCCCCCTTCttgctggtgagagagagagagagagagagagagagagttttggtcTAGTGTGAGGAGGAGTCATGGCATCATATTTACTTATTGACTGTGCCTTCCAAGTTGTAtatgtgtttgtatatgtatgtatgtttatgtgtatatatatatatatatatatatatatatatatataatatatatattatatatatatatatatatatatatatatgaatacgGTTTTAATTTCACCCCTATGTCAGTTATACAGTATTACAAAAGTCCTATGTTCTTTTGCCAAGCAGGTTGTATGTACTATATGTTGATTTAAGCCAAGAAAAGCTTGGTACTCAGCAGTCAAGCTTTCTCTACCAACATGAAGGTATATGAGAATTAGTGGTGAATTGAAGACAACATTATAAAGTGAATAAGACAAGACTTGAGTTAGAGAGAGTCATGTAGGTCTTCACTATGAATAAATGCGTTTGTCATTCATTGaagtttaattatatatatatcaagtatTTTGCTGAGTGTCCTGAGTCCTGGTCCTGGGAGGGTCTTCCAGACCATCCCAGAACCTTACTTTgagggagaaagacaaacaattttttttcctcagatcTCTGTGACTTAAATTCCTCACCCAAGTCCCTTCAAGACCACTAATTAGACCGCCCCAAACCCTCCCAAGCTAACAGGAACCCCTAAAAGACCCCCACACACCTCCAGGGGCTTCCTCAAGATTGAAAGATTAACTGATTTACCCACAAAAAGACCTCTCAGACCCTCCTCAAGCTCCCAGGACCCCCTTAGAAGACCTCCACACCCACAAGACCTCCACACACCCCCAGGGGCTTACCTCAGGGGAGAACGGGTCATGTTGATTGTGTTTTTCTGCAGTGACGACAGCGTGGTTGTTGACTCGGGTGTGGTGGGCAGGCTGGCTGGTACGCTTTTCCTGTAAGATATAGGGgctgttaatagtagtagtagtagtagtagtagtagtggtgtgtcTAGAAgtgtttggggatattttagtgtgttttgAAGGAGTTTGTATGTTGTAATATGTTTTtaatgtgttgttgtgtgtttgcAGGTGTGTTCGGGTGTTTAAGGGGTTGTTCCAGAGTGTTTATTAATTATGAATTACCGGTGGggcactgttcattagtttgttAGCTTTGTGtgataggtaaagtcactctttaCAGCCTTATCCCCCAACACCCACTggctacacttatgcatatatgtatacataattACATAACATATTATTAGTAATGTGACACCATTACAGGGTGGGCAGACTGGAGGTGCCTTCCCCCAGCAAGTTACAGCGGCCATTGACACACACAAGGGCAGGAGACAAGGTAAGTTAGAGACAAGACCTCCCTTACCTGGCTGGCTACCCCTGTCACTTTAACCAGTAGGCCTCAACAATATTAACTAGAAAACTTAAACTGATACCAATGAGGACAGCCCACACCTGCAGCCCAGCCCACACCTGCAGCCCCTTGTGTAGCGTTAGGTAAGACCATTCAAGCCAGCTGGAAGGAGGGGCTGAGGAGTGTCCCTTACGCATACTTGACTACTCTGGAAAATGCAGTGGTAGTGTTGCTTATTGTAATCAAGGAGGCTTCAGTAGGAGTGTAAGGAGTTTTAAATAATGCAATGGAGTCAGTTACAACAGCACTATGAGGCGGGGTTCGTTCCACAGATCTATGCTACAAAGATTCAAAGTTGCGTCTACACTTTACTGATATGCGGGGCTTGTCTGCTTGTGAATCTGTGACCTTTGGTGTGAGTTAATGGAGACACTGTTAAGAGGTCATGTGGTAGTATTGCTGGGGGTGGAAAATCTAGCAGTATTTGATGTAGATGAGCAGTGATGCGCCTTCCCTGCACGCAGTACTAGGCCAGTTACAAGTTGTTGGCATAATTTGAATAGGCCGGTCATTTTTCTCCACTTTCGTTGTAGAGATAGAAGGGGTTTGAGTGGCACCATGTGTTCCAGACTGTGGCCTCATACGGATGTCTACAGAGTTGCCATAACGAAGGGAAAGACAGGCGCaaatttgtttccttatttgtgGTACTACAAGCAATGAAACCATGGCAATATCACCTTGAATGCGTCCTAAATACTCTGAGTAATTATGCATGATAAGGAGAGTCTTGCACAATCAATAGCAGGTGCAGGAACACAAAATAACATACCATCCATGACAGCGGTCCTGGCAGCAAAGGGGGAGGGCGGGCAAAGAGTCAACATGTTCCAATAATTATTCTGTGCTCAATATTATTTTTGAAATACACTCACATGTTCACATCATTCACAACATTtagtaacttttatttatttcattagtgaattcagtatttctttctgattattgatattttgtttatataagaTAATTGTTTGGTATTTTTATAACTCTTCGTAGTCAACATCGGATCTTGCACCCACCTAACGGTTTATTGAaatttgataaataaataaataaataaataaataaataaataaataaataaataaatatatatatatatatatatatatatatatatatatatatatatatatatatatatatatctctctctctctctctctctctctctctctctcttgagagagagagagagagagaggaagagagagagagagagagacggtgagagacgagagagatgagagagagagagagagagagagagagaggagaggaagagagagagagagagagagtctgtctagatagatagatagatagatagatagatagagagcagagagatagagagagagatagatagatagatagatagatagatagatagatagatagacagataaatagacagatagatagatagatagatagatagagagagagagagagagagagagatagatagatagatagatagatagatagatagacagacagacagacagacagacagacagacagagagagagagagagagagagagagagagagagagagagagagagagagagagagagagagagagagagagagataaatagatagatagatagatagatagagagagagagagagagagagagagagagagagagagagagagagagagagagagagagagagagagagagataaatagatagatagataggtagatagatagatagatagatagagagagagagagagagagagagagagagagagagagagagagagagagagagagagagagagagagagataaatagatagatatagatatatatatatatatatatatatatatatatatatatatatatatatatagagagagagagagagagagagagagagagagagagagagagagagagagagagagagagagagagagagagagagagagagagaagaagaagaagaagaagaagaagaagaagaagaagaagaagaagaagaagaaggcaatactggtgatgatgaagaataaaatgaaaaacgaagaggaggaggaggaggaggaggaggaggaggaggaggaggaggaggagaagaagaacgaagaacaaatgaataaaaaataaataacaataataataataataataataataataataataataataataataagcagatTGATAgtaacaaaactactactactactactactactactactactattactactacttctattacaataataataataataataataataataatagtagtaataataataataataataataataataataataataataataataataatgagaggatTAATactaacaattattattattatcattacaacaacaacaacaacaacaacaacaacaacaacaacaacaacaacaactccaccaccaaaacaaaagCTAGACAATTATTAAGACAGAACCCACATTAAATCCTGCTCTCTGATTGGCCACTTCCCCGCGCCTCCCACACCTAAGCCCCGCCCACCACGACCATCTCAGCCAATAGGAGACCTTACTGTCTCTCTATCGGTCCAAAGTAGCCA
Encoded proteins:
- the LOC135100101 gene encoding uncharacterized protein LOC135100101 isoform X3 — its product is MTRSPLRRWNLSRESFRNAGRISGDDCRLPSTRRCRWEERKYLKKCCIFAKNTRGQFNKTPAMAPQVPAFEVKLATDSAFKLTWVQRILKSVEDQILTRTGWHLTVFNR
- the LOC135100101 gene encoding uncharacterized protein LOC135100101 isoform X2, giving the protein MEDSYRKSVPASLPTTPESTTTLSSLQKNTINMTRSPLRRWNLSRESFRNAGRISGDDCRLPSTRRWEERKYLKKCCIFAKNTRGQFNKTPAMAPQVPAFEVKLATDSAFKLTWVQRILKSVEDQILTRTGWHLTVFNR
- the LOC135100101 gene encoding uncharacterized protein LOC135100101 isoform X1; its protein translation is MEDSYRKSVPASLPTTPESTTTLSSLQKNTINMTRSPLRRWNLSRESFRNAGRISGDDCRLPSTRRCRWEERKYLKKCCIFAKNTRGQFNKTPAMAPQVPAFEVKLATDSAFKLTWVQRILKSVEDQILTRTGWHLTVFNR